From the genome of Lutzomyia longipalpis isolate SR_M1_2022 chromosome 2, ASM2433408v1, one region includes:
- the LOC129790051 gene encoding neural cell adhesion molecule 1-A-like: MFGKTMKDTYRNCTSTMGFGMIVVFLAAFMCGVESHREKISLQPPLREVVRSVNDSYIVTCNAQNNAMAVRWQNPKKGSIKERRGRVHTEDIRDSLALVFEHITLADRGEWSCLGDDAEDTKSSFRMIVNEEMSFVDTPIVQLAREHRDATIRCEVKGDPEPVISWDYNGKSLQFPHEKYIKLADGLFIKRVHRNDSGEYTCRGFQVSPSIVNSKEQRIRLNVQYKPTLLSEDNIQYVYANGTVNLTCEAEAEPPANFSWFRHGKKINPRQQTIHTAKDISQLEITLTDASILGQYRCKASNPLGNVDHEILLKEGVKPEPPAKFILRGVSYDILDVDVGAAKQREPTEMDTIGYRFQIMPVNVFEEHDQDWTLARQIDFPVEDNFTYLITHLEPHTRYIVRVASRNLAGLSEYTDPKEFSTHSHGISKASTNRLASSLIIFFLNYALCHLN; the protein is encoded by the exons ATGTTCGGTAAAACAATGAAGGACACATATCGGAATTGCACATCCACAATGGGATTTGGGATGATTGTCGTATTTCTTGCCG CTTTCATGTGTGGGGTGGAATCTCATCGGGAGAAAATTAGTCTTCAGCCACCGCTTCGTGAAGTGGTGAGATCCGTCAACGATTCCTACATTGTGACGTGCAACGCACAAAATAATGCCATGGCCGTTCGATGGCAGAATCCAAAGAAAGGCTCCATAAAGGAGCGTCGGGGGCGCGTTCACACTGAAGATATTAGGG ATTCCCTCGCACTCGTATTTGAGCACATCACCCTAGCAGATCGAGGCGAATGGAGTTGCTTGGGTGACGATGCTGAGGACACAAAAAGCTCCTTTAGGATGATTGTAAATG aggAAATGAGCTTCGTCGATACGCCAATTGTTCAGCTAGCACGTGAACATCGAGACGCTACAATACGATGTGAGGTCAAAGGTGATCCTGAGCCTGTCATTTCATGGGATTACAACGGAAAATCCTTACAAT TTCCACAcgaaaagtatataaaattgGCGGATGGGCTCTTCATCAAGAGGGTGCACAGGAATGATAGCGGAGAATACACCTGCAGAGGATTTCAg GTTTCACCATCGATAGTGAACAGCAAGGAGCAGCGTATTCGCCTTAATGTCCAAT ataaACCCACCCTTTTGTCTGAAGATAATATTCAGTATGTCTATGCGAATGGAACAGTAAATCTCACATGTGAGGCTGAGGCTGAGCCACCTGCCAACTTTTCTTGGTTTCgccatggaaaaaaaattaatcctcGACAGCAAACAATTCATACAGCCAAGGATATTTCTCAATTGGAAATAACTCTAACGGATGCATCGATTCTAGGGCAGTATCGGTGCAAAGCATCCAATCCATTGGGAAATGTTGATCATGAGATCCTACTTAAGGAGGGCGTCAAGCCCGAACCACCAGCTAAGTTTATCTTACGTGGTGTTAGCTATGATATCCTTGATGTTGATGTGGGTGCTGCAAAGCAAAGGGAACCCACGGAAATGGATACAATTGGGTATCGCTTCCAAATCATGCCAGTAAATGTATTTGAAGAGCACGATCAGGATTGGACTTTGGCAcgacaaattgattttcctgtCGAAGATAATTTCACCTACCTTATAACGCACCTAGAGCCTCATACGCGATACATCGTGCGAGTGGCAAGTAGAAACCTAGCTGGGTTGAGTGAATATACCGACCCAAAGGAATTCAGTACACATAGTCATGGAATATCAAAAGCCTCCACCAATCGTCTGGCCTCATCCCTCATCATCTTTTTCCTCAACTACGCCTTGTGTCACTTGAATtag
- the LOC129790050 gene encoding uncharacterized protein LOC129790050 has protein sequence MAEEMNFRSQEEPFVQDPPSSSSRPLEYMLRGSGNSSLSREREELRRVVRSSGSQNIALSFVDDIIYSEDGSIEEVVAKEVTEGTPEGIDLQMGTAGTSEEPIIQENESTTEPTSILQDALIVYEKKTPENDVEIAERGALEKSLIHRSSRDTQLSLTYFSETDTPIDLGDTEQETSEELLKEGQTQLEPDTETTMDDALKSQEGSEPEILQEQEQNFAQGETSIAELTAEKSSKEGWEDEGLQEMEGRDAHNAEEEIANNLLQQSEMFSGEQSSEVHLINEDSTEELLENTIESEANEKESEAQDMQKDKHSDGQKNVQEELLSESQDIGEVSNYSPSAQMSVNPSVSSISPDVIPNQSGEAAEKWVPVAECFENLRRKKIQQGDTQSSVSPKDKEVYISKMLKILPLLRLQKGKENEFQTIKNRRLKDNSDDEITQAWDLLEKMVTRPRNVQAIPKISIKGEVEESLDNTAEVRSNLLVQSAQSNHSSKNKRKKAEGNNEVGSNMCPRKLFMAKKKDSRCENDGSSSDSSDSISTNSTVIFVPSQMSVMVLSDESLLTPSPPPAQSLPQASKPSQNMIPTQTETTKDNDNFPPFAPSPEQDDDFPPFAPSPGGDDDFPPFAPSPAK, from the exons ATGGCTGAGGAAATGAATTTCCGGAGCCAGGAAGAGCCTTTTGTTCAGGATCCCCCATCAAGCAGCAGTCGACCTTTGGAATATATGTTGCGTGGAAGTGGCAATAGCTCGCTCAGTCGCGAGAGAGAAGAATTGAGAAGAGTAGTGAGGTCGTCTGGAAGTCAAAATATTGCACTATCTTTCGTAGATGATATCATATACTCAGAGGATGGTAGTATAGAAGAAGTGGTAGCAAAAGAAGTGACAGAAGGAACGCCAGAAGGGATTGATTTACAGATGGGAACTGCCGGCACTTCAGAAGAGCCAATTATCCAAGAAAATGAGAGTACCACAGAACCTACGTCGATTCTCCAAGACGCCCTGATTGTTTATGAAAAGAAGACACCAGAGAATGATGTGGAAATTGCTGAAAGGGGTGCACTGGAAAAATCTCTGATACATAGGAGCTCAAGAGATACTCAGCTTTCTTTAACTTATTTCTCGGAGACTGATACACCTATAGATCTAGGAGACACAGAACAGGAAACTTCGGAAGAACTTCTAAAGGAAGGACAGACACAACTGGAGCCAGATACTGAGACG ACCATGGACGATGCCTTAAAAAGTCAGGAAGGATCAGAACCAGAGATTCTCCAGGAACAAGAACAGAATTTTGCACAAGGAGAAACTTCGATTGCTGAATTAACAGCTGAAAAGTCCTCTAAGGAAGGGTGGGAAGATGAAGGATTACAGGAAATGGAAGGAAGGGATGCACATAATGCAGAGgaagaaattgcaaataatttgttaCAGCAAAGTGAAATGTTTTCTGGTGAACAATCGTCAGAGGtccatttaattaatgaagaCAGCACTGAGGAACTTCTGGAAAATACAATAGAAAGTGaagcaaatgaaaaagaatctGAGGCCcag GATATGCAAAAAGACAAGCACAGTGATGGTCAGAAAAATGTTCAAGAAGAATTGCTGAGTGAGTCACAAGATATTGGAGAAGTCAGTAACTACTCACCAAGTGCTCAGATGAGTGTAAATCCAAGCGTGTCCAGTATATCACCAGATGTCATTCCTAATCAAAGCGGAGAAGCTGCTGAAAAATGGGTACCGGTTGCAGAATGTTTCGAAAATCTAAGGCGGAAGAAAATCCAACAGGGTGATACGCAGAGCAGTGTGTCGCCTAAAGATAAAGAGGTATACATatcaaaaatgttgaaaattctcCCACTCCTAAGACTACAGAAAGGAAAAGAGAATGAATTTCAGACAATAAAGAACCGAAGATTAAAAGATAATTCGGACGATGAAATAACTCAAGCTTGGGATCTACTAGAGAAGATGGTGACACGACCTCGTAATGTGCAGGCAATcccgaaaatttcaataaaggGAGAAGTAGAAGAAAGTCTGGATAATACAGCAGAAGTGAGAAGTAATCTTCTTGTTCAAAGTGCCCAATCAAACCACTCATCAAAGAATAAGCGGAAGAAAGCTGAAGGAAATAATGAAGTAGGGAGCAACATGTGTCCCCGAAAGCTTTTCATGGCTAAAAAGAAAGATTCTCGTTGTGAAAATGATGGATCATCTTCAGATTCTAGCGATTCCATTTCTACTAATTCAACTGTGATCTTTGTACCATCGCAGATGAGCGTTATGGTGTTGTCTGATGAATCTCTGCTTACCCCGTCACCTCCTCCTGCTCAATCTCTACCTCAAGCCTCTAAGCCTTCACAGAACATGATACCAACACAAACGGAAACGACTAAAGATAAtgacaattttccaccctttgCGCCGTCTCCAGAACAAGACGatgattttccaccatttGCGCCGTCTCCAGGAGGTGACGATGATTTTCCACCCTTTGCGCCTTCTCCAGCAAAATAG
- the LOC129790047 gene encoding apoptotic chromatin condensation inducer in the nucleus isoform X1 — protein sequence MRRKTKANASSESPEKGTATRRSTRRGRVSPPVEEVPVEYDKSEGDTSSENDEEYSPKKRRAVGRRKGRSKASSGSDREAKASKTRTRRRAAAKKIEEHVEEEEEEEEREEQREEQEAEVQEPIVEESTEAAESILPDEGNDDADQENGGEKVSIELVPAEPEPHVREDSESGFPQRTSSPEHCEYDEDVHMKTLSPEEPKNVREEGEAQSPRIEQREEDDAEEQRPVTPPEEQQQKESEDEDEKRDDASKRSSSPEEGELPDQSSKAGDSADEQSKESLEHNHSKSGQNTDDEEPAVVKKSPVKEVKSRPFIGKLTRNDGKAHVDEQAKKKRRWLSRKPSAQSILAISTDSLKPLIADVKPVPLVDVKLDLTSDTEGVIDDDDENGSEEETAMASPKEKRDIPILVEKSVDESVRVTTDAHPIGINRKILLVNDDVGKTVKPPSPPRNTSSCILYITNLVRPFTVLQLKGLLARTGRIVENGFWIDKIKSKCYVQYETEDQAVETRHALHGVRWPTSNPKCLHVDFGSDVDMMKAIESTAEDLTKHIDTGRGERIVVGWERDRVDGGAREQTTRPIREWDVGKKDDREKEKERDQRGRRERSKERDREDVKRNIEGGFGRERRRSPSPSPARKFKKENEPPIRLLDDLFRKTKATPSIYWLPLTPEQIAVKEETRRKNMQEHQRRLEELRKERNRERDRDRDRDRDRPDRDRSRRDRSRSRDRRYR from the exons ATGCGTCGCAAAACCAAAGCAAATGCCTCGAGTGAAAGTCCGGAAAAGGGGACAGCCACTCGACGTTCAACCCGACGTGGTCGAGTGTCTCCACCCGTGGAGGAAGTGCCAGTGGAGTACGATAAGTCCGAAGGGGACACAAGTTCGGAAAATGATGAAGAGTACTCCCCGAAGAAGCGTCGTGCTGTAGGGAGACGCAAGGGACGCTCCAAGGCATCCTCGGGCTCCGATCGTGAAGCTAAAGCGTCTAAAACACGCACACGGAGACGAGCTGCAGCGAAAAAGATTGAGGAGCATGTGgaagaggaggaggaggaagaagagCGGGAAGAACAGCGCGAGGAACAGGAAGCTGAGGTGCAGGAACCCATAGTGGAGGAAAGCACAGAAGCAGCAGAGAGTATTCTACCGGATGAAGGGAATGATGATGCGGATCAGGAAAATGGGGGCGAAAAGGTAAGCATTGAACTTGTTCCAGCGGAACCTGAGCCGCATGTAAGAGAGGATAGTGAAAGTGGTTTTCCACAACGAACCTCCAGTCCCGAACACTGTGAATACGATGAAGATGTCCATATGAAGACTCTAAGTCCCGAAGAACCGAAGAATGTCCGGGAAGAGGGTGAAGCCCAGAGTCCCCGCATAGAGCAGCGGGAGGAAGATGATGCAGAGGAGCAGCGTCCAGTGACGCCACCGGAGGAGCAGCAACAGAAGGAGAGTGAGGATGAGGATGAGAAGAGAGATGATGCCTCAAAGAGGTCAAGTTCCCCAGAGGAGGGTGAACTACCTGATCAGAGTAGTAAAGCCGGAGATTCAGCGGATGAACAGTCAAAGGAATCACTTGAGCACAATCATTCCAAATCGGGGCAAAATACCGACGATGAGGAACCTGCTGTTGTGAAGAAATCCCCTGTTAAGGAAGTCAAGAGCAGACCATTCATTGGGAAGCTCACACGGAATGATGGGAAGGCACATGTGGACGAGCAGGCGAAAAAGAAGCGTCGCTGGTTGTCGAGAAAACCCTCAGCTCAGAGTATTCTTGCCATTTCTACGGATTCGCTTAAACCATTGATTGCAGATGTGAAGCCAGTCCCACTTGTGGATGTTAAACTTGATCTAACATCGGATACGGAAGGGGtcattgatgatgatgatgagaatGGGAGTGAGGAAGAGACAGCAATGGCGTCTCCAAAGGAAAAACGAGATATCCCGATTTTGGTGGAAAAGAGCGTAGATGAATCAGTGAGAGTTACGACTGACGCCCATCCAATAGGGataaatcgcaaaattctcctCGTGAATGATGACGTGGGGAAAACAGTGAAGCCACCAAGTCCACCCAGGAATACCTCATCCTGTATTCTGTACATCACAAACCTTGTGAGACCCTTCACAGTACTCCAACTCAAGGGACTACTCGCTAGAACTGGGAGAATTGTAGAGAATGGCTTCTGGATTGATAAGATTAAGTCCAAATGCTACGTGCAGTACGAAACGGAAGa TCAAGCGGTAGAGACTCGTCATGCACTTCATGGTGTTCGGTGGCCAACATCGAATCCTAAATGCTTACATGTTGATTTTGGTTCGGATGTTGATATGATGAAAGCAATTGAGTCTACAGCTGAAGATCTCACCAAACACATTGATACTGGACGTGGTGAGAGGATCGTCGTGGGATGGGAAAGAGATCGCGTTGATGGAGGAGCTCGG GAGCAGACAACGAGACCCATTCGTGAATGGGATGTGGGAAAGAAGGATGATCGTGAAAAGGAAAAGGAGCGTGATCAACGTGGACGTCGTGAGCGGAGCAAGGAACGTGATCGTGAGGATGTAAAGAGGAACATCGAGGGAGGCTTTGGACGCGAAAGAAGACGATCACCATCACCATCGCCAG CTCGAAAGTTCAAAAAGGAGAATGAACCTCCAATTCGTCTATTGGATGATCTTTTCCGCAAGACTAAagcaacaccaagtatttatTGGTTACCTTTGACACCAGAACAG ATTGCAGTAAAAGAGGAGACACGAAGGAAGAATATGCAAGAGCATCAGAGGCGTTTGGAGGAATTACGAAAAGAGCGTAATCGTGAGCGTGATCGCGATAGGGATCGCGATAGAGATCGTCCGGATCGCGATCGATCACGTCGTGATCGATCAAGAAGTCGCGATCGTCGGTATCGCTGA
- the LOC129790047 gene encoding apoptotic chromatin condensation inducer in the nucleus isoform X2, translating to MKGMMMRIRKMGAKSPEHCEYDEDVHMKTLSPEEPKNVREEGEAQSPRIEQREEDDAEEQRPVTPPEEQQQKESEDEDEKRDDASKRSSSPEEGELPDQSSKAGDSADEQSKESLEHNHSKSGQNTDDEEPAVVKKSPVKEVKSRPFIGKLTRNDGKAHVDEQAKKKRRWLSRKPSAQSILAISTDSLKPLIADVKPVPLVDVKLDLTSDTEGVIDDDDENGSEEETAMASPKEKRDIPILVEKSVDESVRVTTDAHPIGINRKILLVNDDVGKTVKPPSPPRNTSSCILYITNLVRPFTVLQLKGLLARTGRIVENGFWIDKIKSKCYVQYETEDQAVETRHALHGVRWPTSNPKCLHVDFGSDVDMMKAIESTAEDLTKHIDTGRGERIVVGWERDRVDGGAREQTTRPIREWDVGKKDDREKEKERDQRGRRERSKERDREDVKRNIEGGFGRERRRSPSPSPARKFKKENEPPIRLLDDLFRKTKATPSIYWLPLTPEQIAVKEETRRKNMQEHQRRLEELRKERNRERDRDRDRDRDRPDRDRSRRDRSRSRDRRYR from the exons ATGAAGGGAATGATGATGCGGATCAGGAAAATGGGGGCGAAAAG TCCCGAACACTGTGAATACGATGAAGATGTCCATATGAAGACTCTAAGTCCCGAAGAACCGAAGAATGTCCGGGAAGAGGGTGAAGCCCAGAGTCCCCGCATAGAGCAGCGGGAGGAAGATGATGCAGAGGAGCAGCGTCCAGTGACGCCACCGGAGGAGCAGCAACAGAAGGAGAGTGAGGATGAGGATGAGAAGAGAGATGATGCCTCAAAGAGGTCAAGTTCCCCAGAGGAGGGTGAACTACCTGATCAGAGTAGTAAAGCCGGAGATTCAGCGGATGAACAGTCAAAGGAATCACTTGAGCACAATCATTCCAAATCGGGGCAAAATACCGACGATGAGGAACCTGCTGTTGTGAAGAAATCCCCTGTTAAGGAAGTCAAGAGCAGACCATTCATTGGGAAGCTCACACGGAATGATGGGAAGGCACATGTGGACGAGCAGGCGAAAAAGAAGCGTCGCTGGTTGTCGAGAAAACCCTCAGCTCAGAGTATTCTTGCCATTTCTACGGATTCGCTTAAACCATTGATTGCAGATGTGAAGCCAGTCCCACTTGTGGATGTTAAACTTGATCTAACATCGGATACGGAAGGGGtcattgatgatgatgatgagaatGGGAGTGAGGAAGAGACAGCAATGGCGTCTCCAAAGGAAAAACGAGATATCCCGATTTTGGTGGAAAAGAGCGTAGATGAATCAGTGAGAGTTACGACTGACGCCCATCCAATAGGGataaatcgcaaaattctcctCGTGAATGATGACGTGGGGAAAACAGTGAAGCCACCAAGTCCACCCAGGAATACCTCATCCTGTATTCTGTACATCACAAACCTTGTGAGACCCTTCACAGTACTCCAACTCAAGGGACTACTCGCTAGAACTGGGAGAATTGTAGAGAATGGCTTCTGGATTGATAAGATTAAGTCCAAATGCTACGTGCAGTACGAAACGGAAGa TCAAGCGGTAGAGACTCGTCATGCACTTCATGGTGTTCGGTGGCCAACATCGAATCCTAAATGCTTACATGTTGATTTTGGTTCGGATGTTGATATGATGAAAGCAATTGAGTCTACAGCTGAAGATCTCACCAAACACATTGATACTGGACGTGGTGAGAGGATCGTCGTGGGATGGGAAAGAGATCGCGTTGATGGAGGAGCTCGG GAGCAGACAACGAGACCCATTCGTGAATGGGATGTGGGAAAGAAGGATGATCGTGAAAAGGAAAAGGAGCGTGATCAACGTGGACGTCGTGAGCGGAGCAAGGAACGTGATCGTGAGGATGTAAAGAGGAACATCGAGGGAGGCTTTGGACGCGAAAGAAGACGATCACCATCACCATCGCCAG CTCGAAAGTTCAAAAAGGAGAATGAACCTCCAATTCGTCTATTGGATGATCTTTTCCGCAAGACTAAagcaacaccaagtatttatTGGTTACCTTTGACACCAGAACAG ATTGCAGTAAAAGAGGAGACACGAAGGAAGAATATGCAAGAGCATCAGAGGCGTTTGGAGGAATTACGAAAAGAGCGTAATCGTGAGCGTGATCGCGATAGGGATCGCGATAGAGATCGTCCGGATCGCGATCGATCACGTCGTGATCGATCAAGAAGTCGCGATCGTCGGTATCGCTGA